In a single window of the Caulobacter soli genome:
- a CDS encoding WcaI family glycosyltransferase — MTLSAPLSSIAQDVEATARAAKGADPGRPFRVLIVALNYAPELVGCAKYTTELAEELVARGHVVEVVAAPPYYPQWKIAEPYSGARWSREVRSGVTINRTPLYVPSAPSGVKRILHLASFGAAALPTAVRAAKRFRPDLVFAVAPTLAAAGAALAAGKAAGAKTWLHVQDFEVDAAFGLGLLNNGAARRLALGMENWLLRRFDRVSSIAPAMVNLLRTKGVAADQALELRNWVDLDAFPTWVSSDTAYRAQLGIAADQIVALYSGNMAGKQGIEALADVAKSLKAVKAPVTLLLCGEGPARATLESACQGLANVKFLPLQPLERLPELLATADIHLLPQRAEAADLVLPSKLTGMLASGRPVVAMATQGTGLAEEVAGCGLVVEPNAAAMTEGVLTLAADADLCRALGTAGKARAKSRWRKRAIIDGFVNEVASVLKLGDISVAS, encoded by the coding sequence GTGACGCTGTCCGCCCCGTTGTCTTCCATCGCCCAGGACGTCGAGGCTACGGCCCGCGCCGCGAAGGGGGCTGATCCTGGACGGCCGTTCCGCGTGCTCATCGTGGCGCTGAACTACGCGCCGGAACTTGTGGGCTGCGCCAAGTACACCACCGAGCTCGCCGAGGAGCTCGTCGCCCGAGGGCACGTGGTCGAGGTGGTCGCGGCGCCGCCCTACTATCCTCAATGGAAGATCGCCGAGCCCTATTCCGGCGCGCGGTGGAGTCGCGAGGTCCGATCCGGCGTGACCATCAACCGGACGCCCCTTTACGTGCCCTCCGCCCCCAGTGGCGTGAAGCGCATCCTGCACCTGGCCTCGTTCGGCGCGGCGGCCCTGCCGACGGCCGTTCGGGCGGCCAAGCGGTTTCGTCCGGACCTGGTGTTCGCGGTCGCGCCGACCCTGGCCGCGGCCGGCGCGGCCTTGGCCGCCGGCAAGGCGGCCGGCGCGAAAACCTGGCTGCATGTTCAGGACTTCGAGGTGGACGCCGCCTTCGGATTGGGCTTGCTGAACAACGGCGCGGCCCGACGCCTGGCGTTGGGAATGGAAAACTGGCTGCTGCGACGGTTCGATCGGGTGTCCAGCATTGCGCCGGCCATGGTGAACCTGTTGCGGACCAAGGGTGTCGCGGCCGATCAGGCGCTCGAGCTTCGAAACTGGGTGGATCTGGACGCCTTCCCCACCTGGGTCAGCTCGGACACGGCCTATCGCGCGCAGCTCGGCATCGCGGCCGATCAGATCGTGGCGCTGTATTCCGGTAACATGGCCGGCAAGCAGGGCATCGAAGCCTTGGCGGATGTCGCCAAGAGCTTGAAGGCCGTTAAGGCGCCCGTGACCCTGTTGCTGTGCGGGGAAGGACCGGCGCGCGCGACGCTGGAGTCAGCCTGCCAGGGGCTGGCCAATGTGAAATTTCTTCCCCTGCAGCCGTTGGAACGGCTGCCGGAACTGTTGGCGACCGCCGATATCCATCTGTTGCCTCAGCGCGCCGAGGCCGCCGATCTGGTTCTGCCCTCGAAGCTGACCGGCATGCTGGCCTCTGGCCGGCCGGTCGTCGCGATGGCGACACAAGGCACGGGCCTGGCCGAGGAGGTCGCGGGATGTGGTCTGGTCGTCGAGCCGAACGCGGCGGCCATGACCGAGGGCGTCTTGACGCTGGCGGCGGACGCGGACCTGTGCCGCGCGCTCGGCACGGCCGGCAAGGCCCGGGCCAAGAGCCGCTGGCGCAAGCGCGCGATCATCGACGGCTTCGTGAATGAGGTCGCCAGCGTCCTGAAGCTCGGCGATATTTCGGTGGCGTCATGA
- a CDS encoding putative colanic acid biosynthesis acetyltransferase codes for MTQPVVQDLASFRNPPGFRGRSGVVVQLWWLVQSSLFRCSPQFMYGWRNGLLRLFGARIGKGVIIRPTVRVTYPWKLTIGDHSWIGDFVELYTLGEIRIGQNAVVSQNSYLCTGSHDFRAPAFDIYAKPIVVEDEAWVAAGVFVHPGVTVARGSVVAARSVLSRDTEALTIWAGSPAKKVAERLNRSA; via the coding sequence ATGACCCAGCCCGTCGTTCAAGATCTCGCCAGTTTCCGCAATCCGCCCGGCTTTCGTGGTCGGTCGGGCGTGGTGGTGCAGCTTTGGTGGCTGGTGCAAAGCTCGCTGTTCCGCTGTTCGCCACAGTTCATGTACGGCTGGCGCAATGGGCTGCTTCGGCTGTTTGGGGCCCGCATCGGCAAGGGCGTCATCATCCGCCCGACGGTGCGCGTCACCTATCCGTGGAAGCTGACGATCGGCGACCACAGCTGGATCGGCGATTTCGTCGAGCTATACACCCTGGGCGAAATTCGGATCGGCCAGAACGCCGTGGTCTCGCAGAACAGCTATCTGTGCACCGGCTCTCATGATTTTCGCGCGCCGGCCTTCGACATCTACGCCAAGCCGATCGTCGTCGAAGACGAAGCCTGGGTCGCGGCCGGAGTGTTCGTTCACCCCGGCGTGACGGTGGCCAGGGGCTCGGTGGTCGCCGCGCGATCGGTGCTGTCCCGCGACACCGAGGCCCTGACGATCTGGGCCGGCTCGCCCGCCAAGAAGGTCGCCGAACGGCTGAACCGTTCGGCTTAG
- a CDS encoding acyltransferase family protein has translation MAAKYVNGHTIAAHQTRVLYLDGWRGMAILSVLAGHFIHLSAINVGRFGVELFFVLSGRLMAHILFIHKAALAEFYARRFSRVWPGLAVFATITTAIVMVASDSKLVVLNWVGALTFTSNYISAAGFRLPWIEHVWSLCVEEHLYILLGLLAFASRRLSLSATQILSLLCAIMVAMMGLGAVLSAQGHDYFQVYWRSDVRGASILAGAAAYLLVHGLDERGVRTPAWLPIALGLAGVALQVNPVPDPIKYSLGTMLVAGSLATLHWAPKFALDILSMRALTFFGLVSFSIYLWQQPFYMLAALHGAQVGGKFAYPLMLAVAIGAGLVSYYLVEDPIRRRLNSLIRRRKPEPVIAVGD, from the coding sequence TTGGCTGCTAAGTACGTGAACGGTCACACGATTGCTGCTCATCAAACCCGCGTTCTCTATCTCGATGGATGGCGCGGCATGGCGATCCTATCGGTTTTGGCCGGCCACTTCATACATCTCTCCGCCATCAACGTCGGGCGATTTGGCGTTGAACTGTTTTTCGTGCTGAGCGGTCGCTTGATGGCTCACATATTGTTCATCCACAAGGCCGCCCTGGCGGAGTTCTACGCGAGAAGATTTTCAAGAGTGTGGCCAGGTCTGGCGGTCTTCGCCACGATCACCACCGCGATCGTGATGGTCGCCTCGGATTCGAAACTGGTGGTGCTCAACTGGGTCGGAGCGCTCACCTTCACCAGCAATTATATCTCGGCGGCGGGCTTCCGGCTGCCCTGGATCGAACACGTCTGGTCGCTTTGCGTCGAAGAGCACCTCTACATCCTGCTCGGTCTGCTGGCGTTCGCCTCGCGCCGCCTGTCGCTATCGGCCACGCAGATTCTGTCGCTGCTCTGCGCGATCATGGTCGCGATGATGGGCCTCGGCGCAGTTCTTTCAGCGCAGGGCCACGATTATTTCCAGGTCTACTGGCGCAGCGACGTGCGCGGGGCTTCAATCTTGGCGGGAGCCGCGGCTTATCTTCTGGTTCACGGCCTGGACGAGCGTGGCGTCCGGACGCCAGCCTGGCTGCCCATCGCCTTGGGTCTCGCGGGCGTGGCCTTGCAGGTGAACCCGGTTCCGGATCCGATCAAATACTCGCTGGGCACGATGCTGGTCGCCGGCAGCTTGGCGACACTGCATTGGGCCCCCAAGTTCGCCCTCGACATCCTGTCGATGCGCGCCCTGACGTTCTTCGGGCTGGTCTCGTTTTCGATTTACCTGTGGCAACAACCCTTCTACATGCTCGCCGCGCTGCACGGCGCGCAGGTGGGCGGCAAGTTCGCCTATCCCCTCATGCTCGCGGTCGCGATCGGAGCGGGGCTGGTCAGCTACTATCTCGTCGAGGATCCGATCCGTCGCCGCTTGAATTCGCTGATTCGCCGCAGGAAGCCGGAACCGGTGATCGCGGTGGGCGACTAA
- a CDS encoding acyltransferase family protein, translating into MTTDRRKQIVGLQHLRGLAALAVVVDHGAGMAAFPKYFGQSILSGHLEKGTIGVDLFFVISGLIIATVALEITTLRAKISITDFALRRLIRIVPLMWIAILSYAALRLAGRGLSDFSPYVNALFLLPTGPVVPQNIWTLRHELVFYSAFALTFLLFPRARWLILIWIFSFIPVALFAHFHPADNPALYAAKIFGNPVNIEFGAGLALGLLCRRRDIRSDLSTPAPALLLIAAFVGFFLLAIVLDLKIDQIQGTMISAIVASAIIFLAVKLKFADSGLNRVGSLLGDASYSIYLFHPHFQSAMLGVWKHFLPQTNIWIVILGVVLLSTAAGVLIHLFVEKPLLTWLGRFLPRRGDHHGKVAADPVLAPTLQPPG; encoded by the coding sequence ATGACCACAGATAGAAGAAAGCAGATTGTGGGCCTGCAACATCTGCGTGGGCTGGCGGCTCTCGCTGTTGTTGTGGATCACGGCGCCGGAATGGCGGCATTTCCGAAGTATTTTGGTCAATCTATTCTTAGTGGTCACCTTGAAAAAGGCACGATAGGTGTTGATCTTTTCTTCGTGATCAGTGGATTGATTATTGCCACGGTCGCGCTGGAGATCACGACGCTGCGGGCGAAGATCTCAATCACGGACTTCGCGCTTCGACGGCTTATTCGTATCGTGCCGTTGATGTGGATCGCGATCCTGTCCTACGCCGCGCTAAGGCTCGCCGGGCGCGGTCTTTCAGACTTTTCGCCCTATGTGAACGCTCTGTTCTTGTTGCCGACTGGGCCAGTGGTTCCGCAAAACATCTGGACACTGCGACATGAGCTGGTGTTCTACTCGGCCTTCGCGTTGACGTTTCTGCTGTTTCCACGTGCGCGCTGGTTGATCCTGATTTGGATCTTCAGCTTTATACCCGTCGCTTTGTTCGCCCATTTCCATCCCGCCGACAACCCGGCCCTCTACGCGGCCAAGATCTTCGGAAATCCGGTCAACATCGAATTCGGCGCTGGGTTGGCGTTGGGGCTTCTTTGTCGCCGCCGAGATATCAGGAGCGATCTTTCGACGCCGGCGCCGGCGCTTCTGCTGATCGCGGCCTTTGTGGGCTTCTTTCTGCTGGCGATCGTCCTGGACCTCAAGATCGATCAAATTCAGGGCACGATGATATCGGCGATCGTCGCTTCGGCGATCATCTTCCTGGCCGTGAAGCTGAAGTTCGCCGATTCCGGCCTGAACAGGGTCGGTTCGCTGCTCGGCGACGCCTCATATTCCATCTATCTGTTTCACCCGCACTTCCAGTCGGCGATGCTGGGGGTCTGGAAACATTTCCTGCCTCAGACCAACATCTGGATCGTGATCCTGGGGGTGGTCTTGCTGTCCACGGCCGCTGGCGTGCTGATCCACCTGTTCGTCGAGAAGCCGCTGCTGACTTGGCTGGGGCGATTTCTGCCAAGGCGTGGCGACCATCACGGCAAGGTCGCGGCCGACCCGGTGCTGGCGCCGACCCTGCAGCCTCCTGGCTGA
- a CDS encoding glycosyltransferase family 2 protein, which translates to MAIRASVVIPTFRRLDRLREAVASVASQARPPEELIVVAADPDEREAVRALLDGIDFAGRAEVVASDRCLLGGGARNLGWRSATGDVVLFLDDDDYWAADKVGDHVAAHDSGQSDVVYSGVWYVFPGARDARPYNATPVAADMVRGLTLDGLCPPTTSCVSIRRAALEAVGGFDETLPSYQDWELWYRLALAGSKFASLPQPLTYFVQHEGGRVSMNIEGRSRAAGLVLAKHGSSPDLVAFFGKERRQMLERVIVFSAQRGEWTCLDTFRRALSDKIFSPLEWRPYWIAAKVAGNLALASVRRNP; encoded by the coding sequence TTGGCTATTCGTGCTTCCGTTGTAATACCGACCTTCAGGCGACTTGATCGGTTGCGGGAGGCGGTGGCGAGCGTCGCTTCGCAGGCTCGGCCTCCTGAAGAACTGATCGTCGTGGCGGCCGATCCCGATGAGCGGGAGGCGGTGCGCGCGCTGCTGGACGGCATCGACTTCGCGGGACGCGCGGAGGTCGTCGCCAGCGATCGTTGCCTGTTGGGCGGCGGGGCGCGGAACCTGGGATGGCGGTCGGCGACTGGTGACGTCGTGCTGTTCCTGGATGATGACGACTATTGGGCGGCCGATAAGGTCGGAGACCATGTCGCCGCGCACGACAGCGGTCAGTCGGATGTCGTCTATTCGGGTGTCTGGTACGTGTTTCCGGGCGCGCGGGATGCGCGGCCCTACAATGCCACGCCCGTCGCCGCGGACATGGTCCGCGGGCTGACCCTCGATGGCCTGTGCCCACCGACCACCAGCTGCGTCTCGATTCGACGCGCGGCGCTCGAGGCCGTGGGCGGCTTCGATGAAACGCTGCCATCGTACCAGGACTGGGAGCTGTGGTACCGGCTGGCGCTGGCCGGGTCCAAGTTCGCCAGCCTGCCGCAGCCCTTGACCTATTTCGTGCAGCACGAAGGCGGGCGCGTTTCGATGAACATCGAGGGGCGGTCCAGGGCCGCGGGCCTGGTGCTGGCCAAGCATGGCTCGTCGCCGGACCTCGTCGCCTTCTTCGGGAAAGAGCGTCGGCAGATGTTGGAGCGAGTCATCGTCTTCTCCGCTCAGCGCGGCGAATGGACCTGCCTGGACACCTTCCGGCGCGCGCTGTCCGACAAGATCTTCTCGCCGCTGGAATGGCGGCCCTATTGGATCGCCGCCAAGGTGGCGGGCAATCTGGCTCTGGCTTCGGTGCGTCGTAACCCATGA
- a CDS encoding lipopolysaccharide biosynthesis protein: protein MTSVESSAPSPPPVAEPSLQGRSVKGTAVTMVFQGCKMLVQIGSVVALARLVSPHEFGIYAMALPIYVFSLLFQDSGTTQAIIQRELTKTDLNNIFWFNLAVCGAIVLLLALAAPFIALFYKTPVVAQLVWGFCGVTMLNCLSAQPLALLTRRLHFGFLAGIDLASYVLGAAASLAVALIHPGYWALFAMPLVTALTNVVGAWIKASWSPGLPTRDPKFLNLARFGSGVFAFNLLNYFTRNADLVLLGRYASAAALGAYDRANRLILFPIQQINIPLGRIFLPVLSRLADKPEEYRAFYLNGVAAILFATQPGMVWLICDGREIIPILLGAEWRGAADIFVWIGAAALWQPLTYTAGWILVSQGRTGAFWRWGLFNAIVSIGGFAAAVPWGAMGFAVVYAIRENVIRLPVLIWLMGRRGPVTILHFLKGFAPYPAGCVAAAAIILVRRSLMGSSLISLGVDLVLAYLAYGVAIMLFPDGRKFWNSALHAGQGLMRKSIKA, encoded by the coding sequence ATGACAAGCGTGGAATCCTCGGCGCCGAGCCCCCCGCCCGTCGCCGAACCGAGCCTTCAGGGCCGCAGTGTCAAGGGCACAGCGGTCACCATGGTGTTCCAGGGCTGCAAGATGCTCGTGCAGATCGGATCGGTCGTCGCCCTGGCGCGGCTGGTCTCGCCACACGAGTTCGGCATCTACGCCATGGCGTTGCCGATCTACGTCTTTTCGCTGCTGTTCCAGGACTCCGGCACGACCCAGGCGATCATTCAGCGCGAGCTGACCAAGACCGACCTGAACAACATCTTCTGGTTCAACCTGGCGGTCTGCGGGGCGATCGTCCTGCTCCTCGCCCTGGCCGCGCCCTTTATCGCCCTCTTCTACAAGACGCCGGTCGTCGCCCAGCTGGTGTGGGGGTTCTGCGGCGTCACCATGCTCAACTGCCTTTCGGCTCAGCCGCTGGCCCTACTGACGCGCAGGCTGCACTTCGGCTTCCTGGCGGGGATCGATCTGGCGTCCTATGTGCTGGGCGCCGCCGCCTCGCTGGCGGTGGCCCTGATCCATCCGGGCTACTGGGCGCTGTTCGCCATGCCCCTGGTGACAGCTTTGACCAATGTCGTCGGCGCCTGGATCAAGGCGTCGTGGAGTCCCGGCCTGCCGACGCGCGACCCCAAGTTCCTCAATCTGGCGCGGTTCGGATCCGGCGTCTTCGCCTTCAACCTGCTCAACTACTTCACCCGCAACGCCGACCTGGTCCTGCTGGGCCGCTACGCGTCGGCGGCCGCCCTGGGCGCCTATGACCGGGCCAACCGCCTGATCCTGTTCCCGATCCAGCAGATCAACATCCCGCTGGGACGCATCTTCCTGCCGGTGCTGAGCCGCCTGGCGGACAAGCCGGAAGAGTATCGCGCGTTCTATCTGAACGGCGTCGCGGCGATCCTGTTCGCCACCCAGCCGGGGATGGTCTGGCTGATCTGCGACGGCCGCGAGATCATTCCGATCCTGCTCGGCGCCGAATGGCGTGGCGCGGCGGACATCTTCGTCTGGATCGGCGCGGCGGCCCTGTGGCAACCCCTGACCTACACGGCAGGCTGGATCTTGGTCAGCCAGGGTCGTACGGGCGCCTTTTGGAGGTGGGGTCTCTTCAACGCCATCGTGTCGATCGGCGGTTTCGCCGCGGCCGTGCCGTGGGGGGCGATGGGCTTCGCGGTGGTCTACGCTATTCGTGAGAACGTGATCCGCTTGCCGGTCCTGATCTGGCTGATGGGGCGCCGGGGGCCGGTGACCATTCTCCACTTCCTTAAAGGTTTCGCGCCGTATCCCGCCGGCTGTGTCGCAGCGGCCGCGATCATTCTGGTCCGGCGCAGCCTGATGGGATCGAGTTTGATCTCGTTGGGCGTGGATTTGGTGTTGGCCTACCTAGCCTACGGGGTCGCCATCATGCTGTTCCCGGATGGGCGGAAGTTCTGGAATTCGGCGCTTCACGCCGGCCAGGGACTGATGAGGAAATCCATCAAGGCCTAG
- a CDS encoding glycosyltransferase, with amino-acid sequence MKILHITASVDERNGGVADAVLRLAETCVRDGLTSGDEIVCLDLPETLSRSEPPITVHALGDDRPGRGPVDRFLNHYRYSPKFKPWLEANLDRFDLAIVHGLWNYAPFAASQVLPRRDVPYYVFPHGMMDPWFRKAYPRKHLLKQGFWTIGEGRLLAGARATLFTCEEEKRQARGAFWGHAYRSDIAPLGAVAPPPRTPALVDAFHRHVPAVAGRRFILFLGRIHPKKGCDLLVQAYAATAAKDPTLDLVVVGPDQEGWQAQLQKMAADLGVADRIHWPGPLFDDAKWGAYYAAEAFALPSHQENFGIVVAEAMACGLPVLITDKVNIWETVDQAGAGLVCSDDLPGVTDQLSAWMRSSPEDRLRMSEAARTLYVERYGLTMATKNIIALVGKDHAPKADSTP; translated from the coding sequence ATGAAAATCCTGCACATCACCGCGTCGGTCGACGAACGCAACGGCGGCGTTGCGGATGCGGTGCTGCGCCTGGCCGAGACCTGCGTACGCGACGGACTGACCAGCGGCGACGAAATCGTCTGCCTGGACCTGCCCGAAACCCTTTCGCGCTCGGAGCCGCCGATCACGGTTCACGCCCTCGGCGATGACCGGCCAGGCCGCGGCCCGGTCGATCGCTTCCTGAACCACTACCGCTATAGCCCCAAGTTCAAGCCCTGGCTGGAAGCCAATCTCGACCGCTTCGACCTGGCGATCGTCCATGGGCTCTGGAACTACGCGCCCTTCGCCGCGTCCCAGGTTCTGCCGCGCCGCGACGTTCCCTACTACGTGTTTCCCCACGGGATGATGGATCCCTGGTTCCGGAAGGCCTACCCGCGTAAGCATCTGCTGAAGCAGGGCTTCTGGACCATCGGCGAAGGCCGGTTGCTGGCCGGCGCCAGGGCGACGCTGTTCACCTGCGAGGAAGAAAAACGCCAGGCGCGCGGCGCCTTCTGGGGCCACGCCTATAGATCGGATATCGCGCCGCTCGGCGCGGTCGCCCCGCCTCCACGCACCCCCGCGCTCGTCGACGCTTTCCATCGGCACGTTCCCGCCGTGGCCGGCCGTCGGTTCATCCTGTTCCTGGGCCGCATCCATCCCAAGAAGGGCTGCGACCTGCTCGTGCAAGCCTACGCCGCCACGGCCGCCAAGGACCCGACGCTCGATCTCGTTGTTGTGGGTCCTGACCAGGAAGGTTGGCAGGCTCAGTTGCAGAAGATGGCCGCCGACCTGGGCGTCGCCGACCGGATCCATTGGCCGGGCCCGCTGTTCGACGACGCCAAATGGGGCGCCTATTACGCCGCCGAGGCCTTCGCCCTGCCGTCCCACCAGGAGAACTTCGGGATCGTCGTCGCCGAGGCGATGGCCTGCGGCTTGCCCGTGCTGATCACCGACAAGGTCAACATCTGGGAGACCGTCGACCAAGCCGGCGCGGGCCTGGTGTGCAGCGACGACCTTCCCGGCGTCACCGACCAACTGTCGGCGTGGATGCGATCCTCGCCCGAAGACCGACTCAGGATGTCCGAAGCGGCGCGAACCCTCTATGTCGAGCGCTACGGCCTCACGATGGCGACGAAGAATATCATCGCGCTGGTCGGCAAGGATCACGCGCCGAAGGCGGACTCGACCCCATGA
- a CDS encoding glycosyltransferase family 2 protein, whose translation MAPLKIAVILTCFNRKAHTLSAMRGIRESAHGFDVKVTLVDDGSRDGTREAVQDQYPEVNVVVGSGDLYWNGGMRRAWQEALDPSVDFYLWLNDDLELAPNFIRTAVDEYTHATEQYGQNVIIVGKVVHPKTGEVTYGGYRKRGGLSQLSFELLGNSKDVADTVNGNCVLIPSSAVTHIGINSDKYRHAFGDIDYGLRARRAGYNIIQTKDPVGYQEFNLSYMDSISVLTMKNWRYILISPKGVPFREWFEFCKDHGGPIWPVNFAFRYIKMIASGLQRAKEPLQGRN comes from the coding sequence ATGGCTCCTTTGAAAATTGCGGTCATCCTGACCTGCTTCAATCGGAAAGCGCACACCTTGAGTGCGATGAGGGGCATCCGCGAAAGCGCTCACGGCTTCGACGTCAAGGTGACCCTTGTCGATGACGGCAGCCGAGATGGCACCCGCGAAGCCGTCCAGGACCAGTATCCAGAAGTGAATGTTGTCGTCGGCAGCGGCGATCTGTACTGGAACGGCGGCATGAGGCGTGCCTGGCAGGAAGCCTTGGATCCAAGTGTCGATTTCTACCTTTGGCTAAACGACGATCTGGAGCTGGCTCCGAATTTTATTCGCACCGCAGTAGACGAATACACGCATGCGACGGAGCAATACGGCCAAAATGTTATTATCGTCGGAAAAGTCGTTCACCCGAAAACTGGCGAGGTAACCTATGGCGGCTACCGAAAGCGGGGAGGGTTGTCTCAACTCTCCTTTGAACTACTCGGAAATTCGAAGGATGTCGCCGACACCGTCAACGGCAACTGCGTTCTCATTCCATCATCCGCCGTTACTCATATCGGCATAAATTCAGACAAGTATCGACATGCATTTGGCGATATAGATTATGGCCTAAGAGCCCGCCGAGCCGGTTACAACATAATTCAAACAAAAGATCCCGTTGGATATCAAGAGTTCAATCTATCATATATGGACTCTATCAGCGTCCTTACAATGAAAAATTGGCGCTACATACTGATCAGCCCAAAGGGAGTTCCCTTCCGGGAATGGTTCGAATTTTGCAAAGATCATGGCGGCCCGATATGGCCCGTGAACTTTGCTTTCCGCTATATCAAGATGATAGCTTCGGGACTTCAGCGGGCAAAGGAACCCCTTCAGGGTCGGAACTAG
- the fcl gene encoding GDP-L-fucose synthase, whose amino-acid sequence MPNDVIFPLEGKRVWVAGHRGMVGSAIVRRLASEGCEVITAGRDVVDLKRQDQVQAWMAKEKPDAIFLAAAKVGGILANDTFPADFLYDNLMIEANIIEAAHTQGVSKLVFLGSSCIYPKFAEQPIREDSLLTGALEPTNEWYAIAKIAGIKLAQAYRKQHGADFISAMPTNLYGQGDNFDLNSSHVMPALIRKAHEAKLAGADSITIWGTGTPRREFLNADDCADACVFLMKTYSDFEHVNVGSGEDVTILELAQLVCEVVGFNGEIVTDTSKPDGTPRKLMSAEKLRGMGWRPSIELRDGVAEAYGWFLKHHEAGQTVAAG is encoded by the coding sequence ATGCCGAATGACGTGATCTTTCCCCTCGAGGGCAAGCGCGTCTGGGTGGCCGGCCACCGGGGGATGGTCGGTTCGGCCATCGTCCGCCGGCTGGCCTCCGAAGGCTGCGAGGTGATCACCGCCGGGCGTGATGTCGTCGACCTCAAGCGCCAGGACCAGGTCCAGGCCTGGATGGCCAAGGAAAAGCCCGACGCCATCTTCCTGGCGGCGGCCAAGGTCGGCGGCATCCTGGCCAACGACACCTTTCCGGCCGACTTCCTCTACGACAACCTGATGATCGAGGCCAACATCATCGAGGCCGCCCATACCCAGGGCGTGTCCAAGCTGGTGTTCCTCGGCTCGTCCTGCATCTATCCCAAGTTCGCCGAGCAGCCGATCCGCGAGGACAGCCTGCTGACCGGGGCGCTGGAACCGACCAACGAGTGGTACGCGATCGCCAAGATCGCCGGCATCAAGCTGGCCCAGGCCTATCGCAAGCAGCACGGCGCCGACTTCATCAGCGCCATGCCGACCAATCTCTACGGCCAGGGCGACAACTTCGACCTCAATTCCAGCCACGTGATGCCCGCCCTGATCCGCAAGGCCCATGAAGCCAAGCTGGCCGGCGCCGACAGCATCACGATCTGGGGTACGGGCACGCCGCGCCGCGAGTTCCTCAACGCCGACGACTGCGCCGACGCCTGCGTGTTTCTGATGAAGACCTATTCGGACTTCGAGCACGTCAATGTCGGCTCGGGCGAAGACGTGACGATCCTCGAACTGGCCCAGCTGGTCTGCGAGGTCGTCGGCTTCAACGGCGAGATCGTCACCGACACCTCCAAGCCCGACGGCACGCCGCGCAAGCTGATGAGCGCCGAAAAGCTGCGGGGCATGGGCTGGCGGCCTTCCATCGAACTTCGCGACGGCGTGGCGGAAGCCTACGGCTGGTTCCTGAAGCACCACGAAGCCGGCCAGACCGTAGCCGCCGGCTAA